Proteins from one Desertifilum tharense IPPAS B-1220 genomic window:
- a CDS encoding decaprenyl-phosphate phosphoribosyltransferase, with protein MRHLLSALRVRQWTKNLLVFAAPLFAFEFTGESVGGSSLAFILFCGISSGFYLLNDIVDVEADRLHPVKCKRPIASGLVSIPLARSMAGILLLGTLFVAWMDGFNLGATLTGYAVLQLAYNFWLKQVAIWDIMAIALGFVLRAYAGGAATGIPISAWLLLCTAMLALFLGVEKRKAELRLGSRRGKTRAVLQQYSLPLLTRIESTVTTGAIMTYALWSSGPQVDGAATPWMMLTLPWVLYGIFRYQLLSDPRTSLGGNSERPEEILLNDIPILGTVMGWVLSSGLILGLHEKGIIN; from the coding sequence ATGCGCCATCTGCTTTCAGCCTTGAGGGTACGTCAGTGGACGAAAAACCTATTAGTCTTTGCTGCGCCTTTATTTGCATTTGAGTTTACTGGCGAGTCGGTTGGAGGAAGCAGCCTCGCGTTTATTCTCTTTTGCGGGATATCCAGTGGGTTTTATCTGCTCAATGATATTGTGGATGTGGAGGCGGATCGGTTGCATCCGGTGAAGTGCAAGCGTCCGATAGCTTCCGGTTTAGTCAGCATTCCCCTAGCGCGAAGTATGGCGGGGATATTGCTGTTGGGGACTTTGTTCGTGGCTTGGATGGATGGGTTCAATCTAGGCGCAACGCTAACCGGGTATGCTGTTTTGCAATTAGCCTATAACTTTTGGCTCAAGCAAGTGGCGATTTGGGATATTATGGCGATCGCACTGGGTTTCGTGCTACGCGCCTACGCCGGAGGTGCTGCGACAGGTATCCCTATCTCCGCCTGGTTGCTGTTGTGTACTGCCATGCTAGCGCTATTTTTGGGCGTAGAAAAGCGCAAAGCCGAGTTACGGTTAGGGAGTCGCCGAGGAAAAACCCGCGCTGTTTTACAACAATATTCTCTCCCTTTACTCACCCGAATTGAAAGTACCGTCACCACAGGCGCGATTATGACCTATGCTTTATGGAGTTCTGGCCCGCAAGTAGATGGTGCGGCGACTCCCTGGATGATGCTAACCTTACCGTGGGTACTCTATGGCATTTTCCGCTATCAACTATTGAGCGACCCTAGGACTAGTTTAGGCGGAAACAGCGAACGTCCAGAGGAAATTCTTTTAAACGATATCCCGATTTTAGGTACCGTTATGGGTTGGGTACTGTCGAGTGGCTTAATCTTAGGGTTGCATGAAAAGGGAATTATTAATTAA